A single genomic interval of bacterium harbors:
- the clpP gene encoding ATP-dependent Clp endopeptidase proteolytic subunit ClpP, whose translation MLTVPFVIEQSGRGERAYDIYSRLLKDRIVFIGTPIDDNVANLAIAQLLFLDAEDSNKEIFLYVNSPGGIVSSGLAIYDTMQYIKSPVSTICIGMAASMAALLISAGAAGKRYGLPHCRIMIHQPEGAYQGQASDIAIHAREVLTIRETLNKLLSKHTGQSVEKIAKDTDRNYFMSAQEANEYGIIDSVIVTRKETKETKETKES comes from the coding sequence ATGCTAACCGTACCGTTCGTCATTGAGCAAAGCGGTCGCGGAGAACGGGCATATGATATCTACTCGCGACTACTGAAAGACCGGATCGTATTCATCGGCACGCCGATCGATGATAACGTTGCCAACCTTGCGATCGCGCAGCTTCTGTTCCTTGATGCCGAGGATTCGAACAAAGAAATATTCCTGTATGTCAATTCGCCGGGGGGTATCGTGTCATCCGGCCTCGCCATCTATGACACGATGCAGTACATAAAATCCCCGGTTTCCACGATCTGCATCGGCATGGCCGCCAGCATGGCCGCCCTGCTTATTTCCGCAGGGGCAGCGGGCAAACGTTACGGTCTTCCCCACTGCCGCATCATGATCCACCAGCCCGAAGGCGCTTACCAGGGCCAGGCATCAGATATCGCTATCCATGCGCGCGAGGTGCTCACGATCCGCGAAACGCTCAACAAACTTCTGTCCAAACACACGGGACAGAGCGTGGAAAAAATCGCGAAGGACACGGACCGCAACTATTTTATGTCCGCGCAAGAAGCAAATGAGTACGGAATAATCGACAGCGTGATCGTGACCAGGAAAGAAACAAAAGAAACGAAGGAAACCAAGGAATCGTGA
- a CDS encoding DUF6588 family protein, producing the protein MKTRASLSVTLLVIGFFCLTPVIQAQSSLAEKIKSVSQNLLEGYTQPIVTAFGTGISTGLFHSATSHSLLGFDLGVRAMWIQIPEMAKIFNQAEVVVCSLESGVLVYDTLFLDSVSTIVGPDNRTDVPASENARGIPPFIPGGFNVSGVPLVMPQLNVGLMFGTEAAIRYIPYTYQDTRIHFLGIGLKQNLNSLPFMKTIPLPIDLAIGGAMQWFHLIDSTGTDILSSQTWNLQFLVSKNLIVFEPFIGVGLEGTKIYFHYNFEYEIPESGGGSVPQTEEINVTMSAQNEHRAMAGFTLKLGIFYLHYDYNFLQEYPTHNGIIGVTLR; encoded by the coding sequence ATGAAAACTCGCGCATCATTATCAGTTACATTGCTGGTCATTGGCTTTTTCTGCCTGACGCCGGTCATCCAGGCGCAGTCCTCGCTTGCCGAAAAGATCAAGAGCGTAAGCCAGAACCTGCTTGAAGGTTATACCCAACCCATAGTTACCGCATTTGGAACCGGGATCTCAACTGGTTTGTTCCATTCCGCAACCAGCCACAGTTTGCTCGGGTTCGATCTCGGCGTCCGCGCCATGTGGATCCAGATCCCCGAGATGGCAAAGATATTCAATCAAGCCGAAGTTGTCGTATGTTCGCTTGAAAGTGGTGTGCTCGTATACGACACGCTCTTTCTTGACAGCGTGAGCACGATAGTCGGACCGGATAACCGGACCGATGTACCGGCATCTGAAAATGCCCGCGGTATCCCCCCGTTTATACCCGGCGGCTTTAACGTTTCCGGTGTTCCCCTTGTCATGCCTCAGCTCAATGTCGGCCTTATGTTCGGTACCGAAGCAGCGATCCGATACATTCCTTATACTTATCAGGACACCCGGATACATTTCCTGGGTATTGGGCTCAAGCAGAACCTAAATTCACTGCCGTTCATGAAAACCATCCCGCTTCCCATTGACCTGGCGATCGGCGGCGCCATGCAGTGGTTCCACTTGATCGACTCCACCGGAACAGATATCCTAAGCAGCCAAACCTGGAACCTTCAATTCCTGGTATCAAAGAACCTGATCGTCTTTGAGCCTTTTATCGGGGTCGGCCTGGAAGGGACAAAGATCTACTTCCATTATAATTTTGAGTATGAGATCCCGGAATCCGGGGGAGGTTCCGTACCTCAAACCGAGGAAATAAACGTCACAATGTCAGCCCAGAATGAACACCGGGCAATGGCCGGTTTCACCCTTAAGTTAGGCATATTTTATCTTCACTATGACTACAATTTCCTTCAGGAATATCCTACGCATAATGGTATTATAGGAGTAACCCTCAGATAA
- the tig gene encoding trigger factor yields MEYELKVDNESEKEVEILVPVEELAVFMEHETDKLRKDTSVKGFRKGRVPREIIKTKFKDTIKAQALNDLITKYYIELLTEKKWQPAAPVQLLNIEEGDKIKFQMRLEIVPAFTVENYIGLEIIKEKPLPPEHLMNETLNNMRERAALIQEVTGQAAVDNFVTMDLEIIENNQVKSSEKDVMIRIGDRNFPDEINRTLVGVQKGQYKEAQAANQIYKMTIKKVEEKVLPNIDEAFAKNLGFESLETLKKQLTEDLQKREEIRIEEEMKESIAQVLLERVRFNTPKSMINNEYQDMIKRNNLPDSDATKERFWDMAEKRVRFNLILDKIAVLDNIAIDESEILTLIEHMGMKLDDDNRLDIITYFRRIMTRQKTIEHLLKNGKISEKGRILSPKEASDANRTVRH; encoded by the coding sequence TTGGAATATGAGTTGAAAGTCGACAATGAATCTGAAAAGGAAGTGGAGATACTTGTCCCTGTCGAAGAACTTGCTGTTTTCATGGAACACGAGACGGACAAATTGCGAAAAGATACGTCGGTCAAGGGCTTTCGCAAAGGCCGGGTGCCCAGGGAGATAATTAAAACCAAATTCAAGGACACGATCAAAGCACAGGCCCTTAACGACCTGATCACCAAATACTACATTGAACTGCTCACGGAAAAGAAATGGCAACCCGCGGCTCCGGTCCAGCTCCTGAACATCGAAGAAGGCGATAAGATCAAATTTCAGATGCGGCTTGAGATCGTGCCTGCATTCACGGTGGAAAACTACATCGGGCTTGAGATAATCAAGGAAAAGCCGCTACCGCCTGAACACCTAATGAATGAAACGCTGAACAACATGAGGGAAAGGGCAGCTTTGATCCAGGAGGTGACGGGACAAGCCGCGGTCGACAACTTCGTCACCATGGATCTTGAGATCATCGAGAATAACCAGGTCAAGAGTTCTGAAAAGGACGTCATGATCAGGATCGGCGACCGGAACTTTCCGGACGAGATCAACCGCACGCTGGTCGGCGTGCAAAAGGGCCAGTATAAAGAAGCCCAGGCCGCGAACCAGATCTATAAAATGACAATAAAAAAGGTCGAAGAAAAGGTCCTGCCGAACATAGACGAAGCGTTTGCTAAGAATCTCGGGTTCGAGAGCCTGGAAACCTTGAAAAAACAGCTGACCGAAGACCTGCAGAAACGCGAGGAAATAAGGATCGAAGAGGAAATGAAAGAGTCCATCGCCCAGGTGCTCCTGGAACGGGTCCGTTTCAATACGCCCAAATCAATGATCAACAACGAGTATCAGGACATGATAAAGAGGAATAATCTCCCGGATTCCGACGCGACCAAGGAAAGATTCTGGGACATGGCGGAAAAAAGGGTCAGGTTCAATCTCATCCTCGACAAGATCGCCGTTTTAGACAATATCGCGATCGATGAATCAGAGATCCTTACCCTCATAGAGCATATGGGCATGAAACTGGACGACGATAACCGCCTTGACATCATTACGTATTTCCGGCGGATCATGACGCGTCAAAAAACCATTGAGCATCTTTTGAAGAACGGCAAGATCAGCGAAAAGGGGCGGATCCTTTCGCCCAAGGAGGCAAGCGATGCTAACCGTACCGTTCGTCATTGA
- a CDS encoding MBL fold metallo-hydrolase, translated as MKKQFSSQPRKAKVKGKLKAPDGITFLGTGGARFVIAKQLRATGGMLFRIGGKNVLVDPGPESLCRLLSYVPGVTPDKLDCIILSHKHIDHSADVNVYLDALSEGGFKKRGLLVAPQDAFGQDGVIYNYLLDFMKEIKIIKPGLSFTLDGLEFTFPVRHDHRVETYGFKLGYAGYAVSYITDTRFFKELIDAYRADIIIMNLIKLEPSDIDHLSVPDCVELIKGIRPKAAIITHFGMTIIRAGPWNIARQLTKETGVKVLAAEDGRHYEISKLLAT; from the coding sequence TTGAAGAAACAATTTTCTTCGCAGCCGCGCAAAGCCAAAGTGAAAGGTAAGCTCAAAGCGCCCGACGGAATAACATTCCTGGGGACGGGCGGCGCGCGTTTTGTCATCGCCAAGCAGCTGCGGGCGACCGGCGGCATGTTGTTCAGGATCGGCGGCAAGAACGTGCTGGTCGATCCGGGACCGGAGTCGCTGTGCCGGTTGCTTTCATACGTGCCGGGAGTGACGCCTGATAAGCTTGACTGCATAATTTTGTCGCACAAGCACATTGACCATTCGGCCGATGTCAATGTCTACCTGGACGCGCTATCCGAGGGTGGCTTTAAGAAGCGAGGGCTACTGGTGGCTCCGCAGGACGCGTTCGGGCAAGACGGCGTGATCTATAATTACCTGCTGGATTTCATGAAGGAAATAAAGATCATAAAACCGGGTTTGTCATTCACGCTCGACGGTTTGGAATTCACATTTCCTGTCCGGCACGATCACCGCGTCGAAACGTATGGTTTTAAACTGGGATACGCCGGATATGCGGTGTCATACATAACGGATACGCGTTTTTTTAAGGAATTGATCGATGCTTACCGGGCGGATATCATTATCATGAACTTGATCAAGCTTGAGCCGTCCGATATCGATCATCTGTCCGTGCCAGACTGCGTCGAACTGATAAAAGGCATAAGACCAAAAGCCGCCATCATCACGCATTTTGGCATGACCATTATCAGGGCTGGTCCATGGAACATCGCGCGTCAGCTGACGAAAGAAACCGGGGTCAAAGTGCTTGCGGCCGAGGACGGCAGACACTACGAGATAAGCAAGCTGTTAGCTACCTAA